The Plantibacter sp. Leaf314 genome includes a window with the following:
- a CDS encoding succinate dehydrogenase iron-sulfur subunit translates to MSTATLENPPAAAPEEIQSFTVTLIIRRFDPDVDAEPRWEDFDVEMFPTDRILDALHKIKWEQDGTLTFRRSCAHGICGSDAMRINGRNRLACKTLIKDLDISKPIYVEAIKGLPLEKDLVVDMDPFFASFREVQPFLIPGKPAEKNKERVQSVAERARFDDTTKCILCAACTSSCPVFWTDGQYFGPAAIVNAHRFIFDSRDDASQVRLDILNDQEGVWRCRTTFNCTEACPRGIQVTQAIAEVKQAMISGKVS, encoded by the coding sequence ATGAGCACTGCAACGCTCGAGAACCCGCCGGCCGCGGCCCCCGAGGAGATCCAGTCCTTCACGGTCACCCTGATCATCCGTCGGTTCGACCCGGACGTGGACGCCGAGCCGCGCTGGGAGGACTTCGACGTCGAGATGTTCCCGACGGACCGGATCCTGGACGCGCTGCACAAGATCAAGTGGGAGCAGGACGGCACGCTCACCTTCCGTCGTTCGTGCGCCCACGGCATCTGCGGCTCCGACGCCATGCGGATCAACGGCCGCAACCGACTCGCCTGCAAGACGCTGATCAAGGACCTCGACATCTCGAAGCCGATCTACGTCGAGGCGATCAAGGGACTGCCGCTCGAGAAGGACCTCGTCGTCGACATGGACCCCTTCTTCGCGTCGTTCCGCGAGGTGCAGCCGTTCCTCATCCCGGGCAAGCCCGCGGAGAAGAACAAGGAGCGGGTGCAGTCGGTCGCCGAGCGTGCCCGGTTCGACGACACCACCAAGTGCATCCTCTGCGCCGCCTGCACCTCGTCGTGCCCGGTGTTCTGGACCGACGGCCAGTACTTCGGCCCGGCGGCGATCGTCAACGCGCACCGCTTCATCTTCGACTCGCGCGACGACGCCTCGCAGGTGCGCCTCGACATCCTCAACGACCAGGAGGGGGTGTGGCGTTGCCGCACCACCTTCAACTGCACCGAGGCCTGCCCTCGTGGCATCCAGGTGACCCAGGCGATCGCCGAGGTCAAGCAGGCCATGATCTCGGGCAAGGTCTCCTAG
- the ptsP gene encoding phosphoenolpyruvate--protein phosphotransferase, with product MREAEGRRTFTGTGVGRGVVAGPVLRMPEPLAEPSADPFHGDIGREQARAAQALIDTRAELEARARRAGGHAQDVLEAQAVMADDPALAEEVAARIAAGRTAERAVFEALATVQQVLFNLGEPMAARATDVGDVSQRVIARLLGRPVPGPPDSDEPFVLVAADLAPADAALLDLDLVLALVTSGGSATSHTAILAREQSLIAVVGVAGAEQFEDGEILLVDAGAGVVTGSPTTREVRSARSTAAARVRVSPRSPGELADGTPVPLLANLGSVDAAAGALALGAEGVGLFRTELLFLDRSEAPGVAEQAQRYGELLAAFPGRRVIVRVFDAGADKPLAFLGPDGVEPNPALGVRGLRALRAREGVLRDQLTALALAQDASDAELWVMAPMVADLPEAAAFVTLAKRLGLRTVGVMIEVPSSALLAAQILGVADFVSIGTNDLTQYTLAADRLSAPLGSYQDPWHPAVLRLVKLVGDAGLASGRSIGVCGEAAADPLLAVVLVGLGATSLSVAPAALGEVRTELRRYTLEAARAMAVDALSAASPAEARAAALA from the coding sequence ATGCGCGAGGCGGAGGGGCGACGCACCTTCACCGGGACCGGAGTCGGACGCGGCGTCGTCGCCGGACCGGTGCTCCGTATGCCGGAGCCACTCGCCGAGCCGTCCGCCGATCCCTTCCACGGCGACATCGGGCGGGAACAGGCCAGGGCTGCCCAGGCGCTCATCGACACGCGGGCCGAGCTCGAAGCGAGAGCCCGTCGGGCCGGGGGCCACGCCCAGGACGTCCTCGAGGCGCAGGCGGTCATGGCCGACGACCCGGCGCTCGCCGAGGAGGTGGCGGCCCGGATCGCCGCCGGGCGGACCGCCGAACGCGCGGTCTTCGAAGCCTTGGCGACCGTGCAGCAGGTCCTTTTCAACCTCGGTGAGCCGATGGCGGCGCGGGCGACCGATGTCGGAGACGTGTCGCAGCGCGTCATCGCGCGGCTGCTCGGTCGCCCCGTCCCCGGCCCGCCGGATTCGGACGAGCCGTTCGTCCTCGTCGCGGCGGACCTCGCGCCGGCCGATGCCGCGCTCCTCGACCTCGACCTGGTCCTCGCGCTCGTCACCAGTGGCGGATCGGCCACCTCGCACACGGCCATCCTGGCGCGGGAGCAGTCCCTCATCGCCGTGGTGGGCGTCGCCGGGGCGGAACAGTTCGAGGACGGTGAGATCCTCCTCGTCGACGCCGGAGCGGGCGTCGTCACCGGCTCGCCGACCACGCGTGAGGTGCGGTCGGCCAGGTCCACCGCGGCGGCGCGGGTGCGCGTCTCGCCGCGGTCACCGGGAGAACTCGCCGACGGGACACCGGTGCCGCTGCTCGCGAACCTCGGCTCGGTCGACGCGGCGGCCGGTGCGCTGGCCCTCGGTGCCGAAGGGGTCGGGCTGTTCCGCACCGAACTCCTCTTCCTCGACCGTTCCGAGGCGCCGGGCGTCGCCGAGCAGGCGCAGCGGTACGGCGAACTGCTCGCCGCGTTCCCCGGCAGGCGCGTGATCGTGCGGGTCTTCGACGCCGGTGCCGACAAACCGCTCGCCTTCCTCGGCCCGGACGGCGTCGAACCGAACCCGGCGCTCGGCGTCCGAGGGCTGCGGGCCCTGCGCGCCCGCGAGGGGGTGCTCCGCGATCAGTTGACGGCGCTCGCCCTCGCGCAGGACGCCTCGGATGCGGAGCTCTGGGTGATGGCGCCGATGGTGGCCGACCTTCCCGAGGCGGCCGCGTTCGTCACGCTCGCGAAGCGTCTCGGGCTGCGGACGGTCGGGGTGATGATCGAGGTCCCGTCGAGCGCGCTGCTGGCGGCGCAGATCCTCGGCGTCGCCGACTTCGTGAGCATCGGGACCAACGACCTCACGCAGTACACGCTCGCGGCCGACCGCCTGTCCGCACCACTCGGCTCGTACCAGGACCCGTGGCATCCGGCGGTGCTGCGTCTCGTCAAACTCGTCGGCGACGCCGGACTCGCCTCGGGGCGCTCCATCGGGGTGTGCGGCGAGGCCGCTGCGGACCCCCTGCTCGCGGTCGTGCTCGTCGGGCTGGGGGCGACGAGCCTGTCGGTCGCGCCTGCAGCGCTCGGCGAGGTGCGCACCGAACTGCGGCGCTACACGCTCGAGGCCGCACGCGCCATGGCCGTGGACGCGTTGAGCGCCGCGTCACCGGCCGAAGCCAGAGCCGCCGCGCTGGCCTGA